A window of Flavobacterium flavigenum contains these coding sequences:
- a CDS encoding IPExxxVDY family protein codes for MAVHRLDLDEFDEIDYYLMAIHTSLEDYRLAYFINKKLPINLSKSKNEIHAQTKEGETNFSRFYYYDTEKAISWNLIQNKNEIISVSKNDFQNLFSNENSEISTTIHLLPEFKKVDFFLKIDNSGEAINFSEIQQKLNTIESIAAIYAVDINKIKSKNNLIF; via the coding sequence ATGGCTGTTCATAGATTGGATTTAGACGAATTTGACGAGATTGATTATTATTTAATGGCAATCCATACTTCTTTAGAAGATTATAGATTAGCCTATTTTATAAATAAAAAACTTCCGATAAACTTAAGTAAGAGCAAAAACGAGATTCATGCTCAGACTAAGGAAGGTGAGACAAATTTTTCAAGATTCTATTACTATGATACCGAGAAAGCCATTTCGTGGAACTTGATTCAGAATAAAAATGAAATCATTTCTGTGAGTAAAAATGATTTTCAGAATTTGTTTTCTAATGAAAATAGTGAGATTTCAACAACAATTCATTTACTTCCTGAATTCAAAAAAGTAGATTTTTTCCTGAAAATCGATAATAGCGGTGAGGCTATAAACTTTTCAGAAATACAGCAAAAGCTAAATACAATTGAGAGTATCGCGGCTATTTATGCTGTAGATATCAATAAAATAAAATCAAAAAACAATTTAATTTTTTAA
- the pyk gene encoding pyruvate kinase, whose translation MLTNKKTKIVATLGPACSTREIIKDMIDAGVNVFRINFSHADYEGVKEKINIIRGLNEEFGYTTAILGDLQGPKLRVGVMEEGTVVNDGDLITFTTAEDIVGNAKKAFMKYQNFPNDVNVGERILLDDGKLIFEIVSTDKKTEVVAKVIQGGELKSKKGVNLPNTKISLPALTEKDIADAIFAIEQKVDWIALSFVKTPRDLQDLQELIAKHSEVKIPIIAKIEMPEALENMDRIVAYCDGLMVARGDLGVELPAHEVPLVQKDLIRRAKTARIPVIVATQMMETMITSLTPTRAEVNDVANSVMDGADAVMLSGETATGNYPVQVIQRMTQICEAVEDSPLIHVPQNTPQIKTKRFITKTICQQAAMMANTIQAKAICTLTNSGYTAFQISAWRPSSAHILVFTSNKRILTQLNLLWGVKSFFYDNESSTDDTVTDVNKIAVEKGYAVKGDYLINLAAMPIKDKGMVNTMRVSEIE comes from the coding sequence ATGCTTACAAACAAAAAAACCAAAATTGTAGCTACACTTGGGCCTGCATGTAGTACGAGAGAGATCATTAAAGACATGATCGATGCAGGGGTTAATGTATTTAGAATCAATTTTTCGCATGCTGACTATGAAGGAGTAAAAGAGAAAATAAATATTATTAGAGGACTAAACGAAGAATTTGGTTACACTACAGCAATTCTAGGGGATTTGCAAGGGCCAAAACTTAGAGTTGGTGTAATGGAAGAAGGGACTGTAGTTAATGATGGTGATTTAATCACTTTTACAACTGCTGAAGATATTGTCGGAAATGCAAAAAAGGCATTCATGAAATATCAAAATTTCCCAAATGATGTAAATGTTGGCGAGCGAATTTTACTTGATGATGGTAAATTGATTTTTGAAATTGTTTCAACAGATAAAAAAACTGAAGTTGTTGCAAAGGTAATTCAGGGTGGGGAATTGAAATCTAAAAAAGGAGTGAATCTTCCAAACACTAAAATTTCATTACCAGCTTTAACTGAAAAAGATATTGCAGATGCCATTTTTGCTATTGAGCAAAAAGTAGACTGGATAGCACTTTCGTTTGTGAAAACACCTCGTGATTTGCAAGACTTACAGGAGTTAATTGCAAAACATTCGGAAGTTAAAATTCCAATTATTGCTAAAATTGAAATGCCGGAAGCTCTTGAGAATATGGATAGAATTGTAGCTTATTGCGATGGTTTGATGGTAGCTCGTGGGGATTTAGGAGTTGAACTTCCTGCTCATGAAGTGCCATTAGTTCAAAAAGACTTAATTCGCAGAGCAAAAACTGCCAGAATTCCTGTTATCGTTGCTACGCAAATGATGGAAACAATGATTACAAGTCTAACTCCAACAAGAGCTGAAGTTAATGACGTTGCGAATTCAGTAATGGACGGAGCTGATGCTGTGATGTTATCTGGAGAAACTGCTACTGGAAATTATCCGGTACAGGTAATTCAGAGAATGACGCAGATTTGTGAAGCTGTTGAAGATTCTCCGCTTATCCATGTACCTCAAAATACACCTCAAATCAAAACAAAACGTTTTATTACTAAAACAATTTGTCAACAGGCGGCTATGATGGCCAACACAATTCAGGCAAAAGCAATCTGTACACTTACAAATAGCGGTTATACTGCTTTCCAAATTTCTGCCTGGAGACCATCCTCTGCACATATACTGGTATTTACTTCAAACAAAAGGATTTTAACGCAATTAAATTTATTATGGGGAGTTAAATCATTCTTCTATGATAATGAAAGCAGTACTGATGATACAGTAACTGATGTAAATAAAATTGCTGTAGAAAAAGGTTATGCTGTAAAAGGAGATTATTTAATTAATCTTGCTGCAATGCCAATTAAAGACAAAGGAATGGTAAATACCATGAGAGTTTCTGAAATAGAATAG
- a CDS encoding CPBP family intramembrane glutamic endopeptidase, translated as METLTTKQKIFKSPVTKIMLALLVFMTVVIIGQQIASKLLVLTPLDKDYRNLLKGLLVSSACVFSYILFFKKYDKRIITEFATKGIIKNISLGILISFVLQSLTILVMYINGYYTILNINPVSFIIIPFTIMFTVAIIEEILVRGIIFRILEEKLGSYIALTISSVLFGVFHLANPHCTLLSTICIITAGFLFGAAFIYSRNLWLPIAIHFAWNFTQSGIFGAITSGNEKTNSLLESKIQGPEIITGGEFGPEGSIQAIVFCGLATILFLILIHKQNKIIKPYWKR; from the coding sequence ATGGAAACCCTTACTACAAAACAAAAAATATTTAAATCGCCAGTTACTAAGATAATGCTTGCTTTGCTTGTTTTTATGACAGTTGTTATAATTGGACAGCAAATTGCTTCAAAATTACTGGTCTTAACTCCTCTGGATAAAGACTACAGAAACCTGCTCAAAGGGCTTTTAGTTTCATCAGCCTGCGTTTTTAGCTACATATTATTTTTTAAAAAATATGACAAACGAATCATAACTGAATTTGCTACAAAGGGAATTATCAAAAATATATCTCTCGGTATCTTAATAAGCTTTGTTTTACAATCGCTTACTATTTTAGTGATGTATATAAATGGTTATTATACCATTTTGAATATCAATCCAGTCTCCTTTATTATAATTCCTTTTACCATTATGTTTACAGTAGCTATTATTGAAGAAATATTGGTTCGTGGAATTATATTCAGAATTTTAGAAGAAAAACTTGGAAGCTATATTGCTCTTACTATCTCATCAGTCCTGTTCGGTGTTTTTCACCTTGCAAATCCTCACTGTACCTTACTGTCAACAATATGCATAATCACCGCAGGATTTTTATTTGGAGCTGCCTTTATTTACAGTCGTAATTTATGGCTTCCAATTGCCATACACTTTGCATGGAACTTTACACAATCTGGAATCTTTGGCGCCATTACATCCGGGAATGAAAAAACAAACAGCTTATTGGAATCTAAAATACAAGGTCCTGAAATTATTACTGGAGGTGAATTTGGACCCGAAGGATCAATCCAGGCTATTGTTTTCTGCGGACTCGCAACAATTTTATTCTTAATTTTAATTCATAAACAAAATAAAATCATTAAACCATACTGGAAAAGATAG
- a CDS encoding helix-turn-helix transcriptional regulator — MYELEKEKYLGNNKNIFNNNQGIAVVETEYQNKVYEGWHSHNNAHITLFLKGGTTEKRKNFSETVGAGSLLFYHSDELHLNQNTLFPSKNINIEIEENILKELRINEAIIEKSVKNTALTKFLILKIFKETLTADTFSSDNITMLFSQLFQTYHHLERFDKSPYWVKSLNELLNDCWNENPNLKDLAHVLQLNPITISKHFPKYFGCTLGEYMRRIKIERSISLIQSCNSNLTEIGLECGFADQSHFIRTFKNQTGFLPKQFQKL, encoded by the coding sequence ATGTACGAACTCGAAAAAGAAAAATATTTAGGCAATAACAAAAACATCTTCAATAACAATCAAGGGATTGCTGTTGTTGAAACTGAATATCAAAATAAGGTTTACGAAGGCTGGCATTCACACAATAATGCTCACATTACACTTTTTCTGAAAGGCGGAACGACGGAAAAACGAAAAAACTTTAGTGAAACAGTAGGTGCAGGTTCATTGCTGTTTTATCATAGTGATGAACTGCATCTAAATCAAAATACACTTTTTCCATCGAAAAACATCAATATCGAAATCGAAGAAAACATTTTAAAAGAACTTCGTATTAATGAAGCCATAATTGAAAAGTCTGTTAAAAATACTGCACTTACAAAATTTTTAATTCTGAAAATTTTTAAAGAAACACTTACTGCAGATACTTTTTCAAGCGACAACATAACGATGCTTTTTTCTCAATTATTCCAGACCTATCATCATTTAGAACGATTTGATAAGAGTCCGTATTGGGTAAAAAGCTTAAATGAATTATTAAATGACTGCTGGAATGAAAACCCAAATCTGAAAGATTTGGCACATGTACTACAACTTAATCCTATTACAATATCGAAACACTTTCCGAAATATTTTGGCTGTACACTGGGTGAATACATGCGACGTATTAAAATAGAAAGATCCATTTCTCTTATTCAGTCCTGTAATAGCAATTTAACCGAAATTGGTCTCGAATGTGGTTTTGCTGATCAAAGTCATTTTATCAGAACTTTCAAGAATCAAACTGGTTTTTTACCAAAACAATTTCAAAAATTATAA
- a CDS encoding aminopeptidase C: protein MYKFTMKSLFAASIFLAGVNGCFAQDILVNSLKLNASEKSKENFKFTEVINLGTTSVKLQGSSGTCWSYSTNSFLESEMIRLGKQPVELSQIFSARNVYVEKGKNYVRMHGAVTLGDGGSLHDVINMYKKYGTVPREVYTGLNYGTDKNKFAEMAALIEGVLTAVVKNPNGELTPNWQKAYASVIDSYLGKVPDNFDYKGKNYTPQSFAKEVVGINPDEYVEMSSFTTAPYYQKTVLAVPDNWSFDQVYNVKVNDMTDVIDNALKKGYTVAWATDVSEKSFSWKNGVAYVATKKYDDMTAEEKADMFNGPKAEPEITAEMRQAAFDNYQTTDDHGMHIIGLAKDQTGKEYYIVKNSWGETNDYKGFLFVTKNFVKYKTTALMVNKGGIPSEIAKKLGV from the coding sequence ATGTATAAATTTACAATGAAATCATTATTTGCTGCGTCTATTTTTTTGGCAGGTGTCAATGGATGTTTCGCACAAGACATTTTAGTAAATTCACTTAAGCTTAATGCAAGTGAAAAGAGCAAAGAAAACTTTAAATTCACTGAAGTAATTAATTTAGGAACTACTTCAGTAAAATTGCAGGGCTCTTCTGGAACCTGCTGGAGTTATTCTACAAATTCTTTTTTAGAGTCTGAAATGATTCGTTTAGGAAAACAGCCAGTTGAGTTGTCTCAGATTTTTTCAGCAAGAAATGTATATGTTGAAAAAGGAAAAAATTATGTACGCATGCACGGCGCTGTTACTTTAGGAGACGGAGGTTCTTTGCATGATGTAATTAATATGTATAAAAAATACGGAACAGTTCCGAGAGAAGTGTACACAGGATTAAATTACGGAACAGATAAAAATAAATTTGCTGAAATGGCAGCTCTTATTGAAGGGGTATTGACAGCAGTAGTTAAAAATCCAAATGGGGAACTGACTCCAAACTGGCAAAAAGCCTATGCATCTGTAATTGATTCTTATTTAGGAAAAGTTCCGGATAATTTTGACTATAAAGGAAAAAACTATACGCCACAAAGTTTTGCTAAAGAAGTTGTTGGAATTAATCCTGATGAGTATGTAGAAATGTCATCATTTACAACAGCTCCGTATTACCAAAAAACAGTATTAGCAGTACCTGATAACTGGTCATTTGATCAGGTTTATAATGTAAAAGTAAATGATATGACAGATGTTATTGATAATGCTTTGAAAAAAGGGTATACTGTAGCGTGGGCAACAGATGTGAGTGAGAAAAGCTTTAGCTGGAAAAATGGCGTTGCTTATGTTGCTACAAAAAAATATGATGATATGACGGCGGAAGAAAAGGCCGACATGTTCAACGGCCCAAAAGCTGAACCTGAAATTACTGCGGAAATGCGTCAGGCTGCTTTCGATAATTACCAGACTACAGATGATCACGGAATGCATATTATCGGTTTGGCAAAAGACCAGACAGGGAAAGAATATTATATTGTAAAAAATTCATGGGGAGAAACAAATGATTATAAAGGTTTCTTATTTGTAACTAAAAATTTTGTAAAATATAAAACAACAGCTTTAATGGTTAACAAAGGAGGAATTCCATCTGAGATTGCAAAAAAACTTGGAGTTTAA
- a CDS encoding metallophosphoesterase family protein: MRTFVIGDIHGGLLALEQVMKRAEVTEKDTLIFLGDYVDGWSQSPQVIDYLIDLQSKQNCICIRGNHDELLLEWLKNAKNNELWYQHGGEATVLAYEKLNKGQKQKHIKFLESLEDYHLDEQNRLFVHAGFTNLNGVGYEYFPTLFYWDRTLWETALSLDPNMKKDDLYYPKRFTLYKEIFIGHTPVSRIGETVPVNRACVWNIDTGAAFKGPLTIMNVDTKEFWQSEPLNKLYSNERGRN, translated from the coding sequence ATGAGAACATTTGTTATAGGTGACATTCATGGTGGCTTACTCGCACTTGAGCAGGTGATGAAAAGAGCTGAAGTTACAGAGAAAGATACCTTAATATTTCTTGGGGATTACGTTGATGGTTGGAGCCAGTCGCCACAGGTAATTGATTATTTGATTGATCTTCAAAGTAAGCAAAATTGTATTTGCATCAGAGGGAATCACGATGAGCTCTTATTAGAGTGGCTTAAAAATGCAAAAAATAATGAGCTTTGGTATCAGCATGGTGGTGAGGCTACGGTTTTGGCTTATGAAAAATTAAATAAAGGCCAAAAACAAAAGCATATAAAATTTTTAGAATCACTAGAAGATTATCATCTTGATGAACAAAATCGTTTATTTGTTCATGCGGGTTTTACAAATTTAAACGGTGTTGGCTATGAATACTTCCCAACATTATTTTACTGGGACAGAACTTTATGGGAAACAGCTCTTTCTTTGGATCCAAATATGAAAAAAGACGATTTGTATTATCCAAAAAGGTTTACACTATACAAAGAAATTTTTATTGGGCATACACCTGTGAGTCGGATTGGTGAAACGGTTCCTGTCAATAGGGCTTGTGTTTGGAATATTGATACCGGAGCAGCTTTTAAAGGGCCTTTGACAATAATGAATGTTGATACAAAAGAGTTTTGGCAGAGCGAGCCTTTAAATAAGCTGTATTCTAATGAAAGGGGAAGAAATTAA
- a CDS encoding DUF6646 family protein, protein MKKVITLLFLVLVGVVQAQQAFKGKGDTKINVGANLQNDGSGIQGSIDFGLAENFSYGFVASYLLGVNEFSGFYGTTQYVNEKPEFKDRFDAKFRINANIGNVLNIDEKLDIYPGLNLGLKNFGGHVGGRYFFTEGFGVFTELGFPIAKYSDDNDLFDHLNNQVTFSLGASFNL, encoded by the coding sequence ATGAAAAAAGTTATCACACTATTATTTTTAGTATTGGTAGGAGTTGTACAGGCACAACAGGCATTTAAAGGAAAAGGAGATACAAAAATTAATGTTGGAGCGAATTTACAAAATGACGGATCCGGAATCCAAGGTTCCATTGATTTTGGTTTGGCAGAAAATTTTTCTTATGGTTTTGTAGCTTCCTATTTGTTAGGAGTAAATGAGTTTTCCGGATTTTATGGAACTACTCAATATGTAAATGAAAAGCCTGAGTTTAAAGATCGATTTGATGCCAAATTCAGAATAAACGCTAATATTGGGAATGTTTTAAATATTGATGAAAAATTAGATATTTATCCTGGTTTAAATTTGGGACTGAAAAATTTCGGAGGCCATGTTGGGGGACGATATTTTTTTACTGAAGGATTTGGAGTATTTACTGAATTAGGATTTCCAATTGCAAAATACAGTGATGATAATGATTTATTTGATCATTTAAACAATCAGGTTACTTTTAGCCTTGGTGCTTCATTTAATTTGTAG
- a CDS encoding T9SS type A sorting domain-containing protein translates to MKRILLYMALLFVSLQLRAQTITKSSGWLESAFVEWSPVAGADSYNVYYTGGAETNKKIDEQLIRSYGTYFRADVPGLAAGSYTITVKPVISSVEGVGTTTSVLTVLAQDRAGFAFQGGRIPGAYNLNGTLKNNTIVLYITQNTKNTISLDVVTGSNGTTKTKYTGLQSILDGYKKGNDTRPLAIRLIGNISDLTYMLNGDLVIENNQNTLSSITMEGIGNDAAANGWGLRIKNASNVEVRNIGFMLTDAAEGDNVGLQQDNDHIWVHNCDMFYGAAGGDADQAKGDGALDAKRSTYITFSYNHFWDSGKSNLLGLKEGASMAGLYITYHHNWYDHSDSRHPRVRYYSAHVYNNYYDGNSKYGAGSTLGSSVFMESNFFRNCKYPMLTSQQGTDKYGGAEGTFSGEAGGTIKAFNNVMSGQTRYVTYDAISNPIEFDAIEVIDKSLPISNSIKSKLGANAYNNFDIDPLIMYPYIADSPADAKANVMTYAGRIEGGDLKWTFNNVIDDMSSDVNVALKTALTDYTTKMLSVQGETVVPGNQTLVVTTANNDQSVSSGNAITNIVFTWGGDATDATVTGLPNGIIATKKTTTKTLTLSGTPTETMDYTVTTTGSIGSAASISGTITMLPPSSQVLTSTSKKDQTITLGAAIAPIVFTWSGDAEDAEVGTLPAGLGSVKDISAKTITISGTPTATGSVTFTVTTSGSTGTPVAVSGTIVVNAVPAGDQIHNFTATYTLSNNFYAITGNLSDSKGTVSYNGLTLTKGLKIESKDGTVSYTTTQPSTLTLVFAEATAKIKIDDVSRTASSGIISLTLAAGNHTLSRDSGTTTLYYIKTSYPTLGLGDNIQASKLTVHPNPVSDQLFISSKDQKVEIVVIYSLTGTVVKSISNLAEETVNVSDLATGNYVVKVTTDQGIATRKIVKK, encoded by the coding sequence ATGAAAAGAATTTTACTTTACATGGCTTTGCTATTCGTTTCTCTACAACTTCGAGCGCAAACCATTACAAAATCATCCGGATGGCTTGAATCTGCTTTTGTAGAATGGTCACCTGTTGCAGGAGCAGACAGTTATAATGTTTATTACACTGGTGGCGCAGAAACAAACAAAAAAATTGATGAACAGCTGATTCGCAGTTATGGTACTTATTTTCGTGCTGATGTTCCGGGTCTTGCAGCAGGATCTTATACGATTACTGTAAAACCCGTAATATCAAGTGTTGAAGGTGTTGGTACAACAACATCAGTTTTAACTGTTTTGGCTCAGGACCGTGCAGGCTTCGCTTTTCAGGGTGGTCGTATTCCAGGGGCTTATAATTTGAACGGTACATTGAAAAACAATACTATCGTTTTATATATTACACAAAACACCAAAAATACGATCTCTCTAGATGTTGTAACGGGTTCAAATGGTACAACCAAAACTAAATACACCGGTTTGCAAAGTATTTTGGATGGATATAAAAAGGGGAATGACACCCGCCCTCTAGCAATTCGGTTAATTGGAAATATTAGTGATTTAACTTATATGCTTAACGGAGATCTTGTTATTGAAAACAATCAAAATACCTTAAGTTCAATTACAATGGAGGGTATTGGAAATGATGCTGCTGCCAACGGTTGGGGACTTCGAATTAAAAATGCTTCTAATGTTGAAGTTCGTAACATTGGATTTATGTTAACTGATGCTGCTGAAGGGGATAATGTGGGATTGCAACAGGATAATGATCACATTTGGGTTCATAATTGTGATATGTTTTATGGAGCAGCAGGTGGTGATGCAGATCAGGCAAAGGGTGACGGTGCATTAGATGCTAAAAGATCTACCTACATTACATTTTCATATAACCATTTTTGGGATTCTGGAAAATCTAATCTATTAGGATTAAAAGAAGGGGCTTCTATGGCTGGATTATACATAACTTATCATCACAATTGGTATGACCATTCTGATTCGCGTCATCCTCGTGTAAGATATTATTCTGCTCATGTTTACAACAACTATTACGATGGGAATTCAAAATATGGAGCCGGATCAACTTTGGGTTCGTCAGTATTTATGGAGTCAAATTTTTTCCGTAATTGTAAATATCCTATGCTTACTTCTCAACAAGGTACCGATAAATATGGGGGGGCTGAAGGTACTTTCTCCGGAGAGGCAGGAGGAACAATAAAAGCTTTTAATAATGTCATGAGTGGGCAAACCCGTTATGTGACTTATGACGCAATTAGTAATCCAATAGAATTTGATGCAATTGAAGTTATAGACAAATCGCTTCCTATAAGTAATAGTATTAAGTCGAAATTAGGTGCAAATGCTTACAATAATTTTGATATCGATCCTCTGATCATGTATCCTTATATAGCAGATAGTCCCGCAGATGCAAAAGCAAATGTGATGACGTACGCTGGACGCATTGAAGGTGGAGATTTGAAATGGACTTTTAACAATGTTATTGATGATATGTCATCAGATGTAAATGTAGCATTAAAAACAGCGCTTACAGATTATACGACAAAAATGCTGTCTGTACAGGGTGAAACTGTAGTTCCAGGAAACCAAACATTAGTGGTAACTACAGCTAATAATGATCAAAGTGTTTCTAGTGGAAATGCAATTACTAATATCGTATTTACTTGGGGGGGAGATGCTACTGATGCTACTGTAACAGGATTACCAAATGGAATTATTGCTACAAAAAAGACTACTACAAAAACATTAACTCTTTCAGGAACGCCAACTGAAACAATGGATTATACGGTTACCACTACTGGAAGTATTGGTTCAGCAGCTTCTATTTCCGGAACGATTACAATGTTGCCTCCAAGTAGCCAGGTGCTTACTTCTACAAGTAAAAAGGACCAGACAATAACTTTGGGTGCAGCTATTGCTCCAATTGTATTTACCTGGAGTGGTGATGCAGAAGATGCAGAAGTTGGTACCTTACCAGCAGGTCTTGGATCAGTAAAGGATATATCTGCAAAAACAATTACAATTTCTGGTACTCCAACAGCGACAGGTTCGGTTACTTTTACGGTAACTACTTCGGGTAGTACAGGTACTCCGGTTGCTGTATCCGGGACAATTGTTGTTAATGCGGTTCCTGCGGGTGATCAAATACATAATTTTACAGCAACGTATACTTTATCAAATAATTTTTATGCTATTACAGGAAATTTATCTGATAGTAAAGGTACTGTTTCTTATAATGGACTTACATTAACAAAGGGTTTAAAAATAGAATCAAAAGACGGGACTGTCAGTTATACTACAACCCAACCAAGCACTTTGACTTTGGTTTTTGCAGAAGCTACGGCAAAGATTAAAATTGACGATGTGTCTAGAACAGCTTCTTCAGGAATTATTTCTTTAACTCTTGCTGCAGGAAATCATACACTTAGCAGGGATTCTGGAACTACAACATTGTACTATATTAAGACTTCTTATCCAACATTAGGTTTAGGAGATAATATTCAGGCTTCAAAATTAACGGTACATCCAAACCCTGTATCAGATCAATTGTTTATTTCTTCTAAAGATCAAAAAGTAGAAATCGTTGTAATATATAGCTTAACAGGAACTGTGGTGAAAAGCATTTCAAATTTAGCTGAAGAAACCGTTAATGTTAGTGATTTAGCTACAGGGAATTATGTTGTAAAAGTAACTACAGATCAAGGCATTGCTACCAGAAAGATTGTCAAAAAATAA